In a genomic window of Allomeiothermus silvanus DSM 9946:
- a CDS encoding HAD family hydrolase — translation MIRAILFDLDDTLILDEAVCEHAFREAGFVAAQRYSLDLERLAYTAKASARRLWTEGPYYSYALRIGHSALEGLWAGYSQTQPEIRGLREWTPGYRLALWREALADQNISDENLLFELADAWRTARALYPRFSEVDALLAALTPKYKLGIVTNGVPDLQRAKIRGSNLVQHFQAVAISGELNIGKPDPGIFEWICERLEVAPAECVMVGDNPERDVAGAIQAGMRSVWVDRGFKPRDKRYPADLEVKNLLEMLPWLEELG, via the coding sequence ATGATCCGCGCCATTCTTTTTGATCTCGATGACACCCTGATTCTCGACGAAGCCGTCTGTGAGCACGCCTTCCGCGAGGCTGGTTTTGTCGCTGCTCAGCGCTATAGCCTCGACCTCGAGCGCCTCGCCTACACCGCCAAAGCCTCCGCCCGGCGGCTCTGGACGGAAGGTCCCTACTATTCCTACGCCCTTCGCATTGGGCATAGCGCTTTGGAGGGACTGTGGGCTGGGTACTCGCAGACGCAGCCCGAGATCCGGGGATTGCGTGAGTGGACTCCCGGCTATCGCCTCGCCCTATGGCGCGAAGCTTTGGCTGATCAGAATATCTCGGATGAAAACCTCCTCTTTGAATTGGCGGACGCTTGGCGCACCGCTCGAGCTTTATACCCCCGCTTCTCCGAGGTGGATGCGTTGCTGGCCGCCTTGACTCCAAAATATAAGCTCGGCATCGTCACCAATGGCGTACCCGATCTTCAGCGCGCTAAGATTCGCGGGAGCAACCTGGTCCAGCATTTTCAAGCAGTGGCGATCTCGGGTGAGCTGAACATAGGCAAGCCCGATCCGGGGATCTTCGAGTGGATCTGCGAGCGGCTCGAGGTCGCCCCGGCAGAGTGCGTTATGGTCGGCGACAACCCCGAGCGCGACGTGGCTGGGGCCATCCAGGCCGGGATGAGATCGGTCTGGGTGGATCGCGGCTTCAAGCCCCGGGACAAGCGTTACCCGGCGGATCTGGAAGTAAAAAACCTGCTCGAGATGCTCCCTTGGCTCGAGGAACTAGGTTGA
- the ruvA gene encoding Holliday junction branch migration protein RuvA produces the protein MVRYLKGTALRKTENSVILLVGGFGLEVFCPTTTLTHLPEEGEIALHTKLVVREDDLSLYGFADQRSLELFEMLLGVSGVGPKVGLNLLSSLSPALLARALADGDIRLLTGAQGVGRKLAERIALELRGKVPPHLMGEAGPILRRPQTEEAELALVTLGFRENQVRSAVAQIVQQNPEASTQEIIRLALKALR, from the coding sequence ATGGTCCGCTATCTCAAAGGCACCGCGCTACGCAAAACCGAAAACAGCGTGATTTTGCTGGTGGGAGGGTTCGGGCTCGAGGTCTTCTGCCCTACTACTACCCTTACCCACCTGCCCGAAGAGGGAGAGATCGCCCTGCACACCAAGCTCGTCGTACGCGAGGACGACCTCTCGCTGTATGGCTTCGCCGACCAACGCTCGCTGGAACTCTTCGAAATGCTGCTGGGGGTGAGCGGGGTGGGACCCAAGGTGGGGCTCAATCTGCTCTCCTCGTTATCGCCAGCTTTGCTGGCACGCGCACTTGCCGATGGAGATATTCGCCTGCTTACCGGAGCGCAGGGGGTAGGGCGAAAGCTGGCCGAGCGCATCGCGCTCGAGCTTCGCGGGAAAGTCCCGCCCCACCTGATGGGCGAGGCTGGCCCCATCCTCCGCCGCCCCCAGACCGAAGAAGCCGAGCTGGCCCTGGTCACGCTGGGCTTCCGCGAGAACCAAGTACGTTCCGCCGTGGCCCAGATCGTCCAACAAAATCCCGAAGCCAGCACTCAGGAGATCATCCGGCTAGCCCTCAAAGCGCTGCGTTAA
- a CDS encoding enoyl-CoA hydratase-related protein — MSILLSETHGGILTLTMNRPEAINAFTTEMLQALAKAFHKEATAPEVRVVVLRGAGRGFCSGQDLREFAGQTISYKAHLRNYTAVVENIAALEKPVIAAIHGAAAGAGMSLALACDLRIASSDAIFTTGFSKIGLIPDAGMNYHLPRIVGYAKAFELEALSPRLSAEQALALGLVNRVVPAEQFTEEVGNLAAELAAGPTKTYGLIKRALRRSAGATLEEMLEYEALLQEVASRTEDHKEGVQAFYEKRAAKFGGK; from the coding sequence ATGAGCATACTGCTTTCAGAAACGCACGGGGGCATACTTACCCTTACCATGAACCGCCCTGAGGCCATCAACGCCTTCACCACCGAGATGCTGCAAGCTCTGGCCAAAGCCTTTCACAAAGAAGCCACCGCCCCCGAGGTGCGGGTAGTGGTGCTGCGAGGGGCAGGGCGGGGGTTCTGCTCGGGTCAGGATTTACGCGAGTTTGCAGGCCAGACCATCTCCTACAAGGCCCATTTGCGAAACTATACAGCAGTAGTGGAAAACATCGCCGCCCTGGAAAAACCGGTAATCGCGGCCATTCACGGGGCTGCCGCCGGGGCGGGAATGTCGCTGGCGCTGGCATGTGATCTGCGCATTGCTTCCTCCGACGCAATATTCACCACCGGCTTCAGCAAGATCGGCTTGATCCCCGATGCCGGGATGAACTACCATCTGCCCCGTATCGTTGGGTATGCCAAGGCCTTCGAGCTCGAAGCCCTTTCCCCTCGCCTCAGCGCCGAGCAAGCCTTGGCCCTGGGCCTGGTGAACCGGGTCGTGCCCGCCGAGCAGTTCACCGAAGAAGTAGGCAACCTCGCCGCCGAACTCGCTGCGGGCCCCACCAAGACGTATGGGCTCATCAAGCGAGCCCTGCGGCGGAGCGCAGGGGCTACGCTCGAGGAGATGCTCGAGTACGAAGCCTTGCTGCAGGAGGTCGCCAGCCGCACCGAGGACCATAAGGAAGGCGTGCAGGCCTTCTACGAGAAGCGGGCGGCTAAATTCGGCGGCAAGTAG
- a CDS encoding DinB family protein, with the protein MPNSQIQMLLALIDQAYEQATWHGPNLRSALRGVSVDQALWRPQPTRPNIWELALHCAYWKYVATRALRGDTTRRGFSRKPANFPAIPARPTMKAWKDDLDFLQRCHYELRQAVADLEPARLDTRLGRWTPTEHAFGAAYHDIYHAGQIRLLRRMQENMHIAEER; encoded by the coding sequence GTGCCCAATTCCCAAATCCAAATGCTGCTTGCCCTCATCGACCAAGCTTACGAACAAGCTACCTGGCACGGGCCGAACTTGCGGAGCGCGCTGCGCGGGGTGAGCGTGGATCAAGCACTATGGCGGCCTCAGCCAACGCGCCCCAACATCTGGGAACTCGCCCTACACTGCGCTTACTGGAAATACGTAGCGACTCGAGCCCTGCGCGGCGATACTACCCGGAGGGGCTTCTCGCGCAAACCCGCCAACTTCCCGGCCATTCCCGCAAGACCCACTATGAAAGCCTGGAAGGACGATCTCGACTTCCTACAGCGCTGCCACTACGAGCTTCGCCAGGCCGTAGCAGACCTCGAGCCCGCCCGCCTCGACACCCGGTTAGGCCGCTGGACGCCAACCGAACATGCTTTCGGCGCAGCCTACCACGACATCTACCACGCCGGGCAGATCCGGCTTTTGCGACGCATGCAGGAGAATATGCATATAGCGGAGGAAAGATGA
- a CDS encoding enoyl-CoA hydratase-related protein, with product MYENILLETHGKVGLIRLNRPKQLNAINTATLSEIARAVSEFEHHDAIGAMVLTGNERAFAAGADIAEFQQTSLAELLRGLRAEQYEVLRRAKKPLIAAVSGFAYGGGCELAMMCDLIVASETARFAQPEINLGIIPGAGGTQRLTRQIGKYWAMETVLAGRILSAWEAYRMGLVNRVVPIELYLEEALELGNLIASRAPLAAQLAKDAVNRAQDLPLEHGLAYERSQFLIAFGSEDKQEGTTAFIEKRKPVWRGR from the coding sequence ATGTACGAAAATATCCTCCTCGAAACCCACGGCAAAGTTGGGCTGATCCGCCTCAACCGACCCAAACAGCTCAACGCGATCAATACCGCAACCCTCAGCGAGATCGCCCGAGCGGTGAGCGAGTTCGAGCACCACGATGCAATCGGGGCCATGGTCCTCACCGGTAACGAGCGGGCCTTCGCCGCCGGAGCGGACATCGCCGAGTTCCAGCAAACCTCGCTCGCAGAACTCTTACGGGGTCTGCGGGCCGAGCAGTACGAGGTACTGCGGCGTGCTAAAAAGCCGTTGATCGCGGCGGTCTCGGGGTTTGCCTATGGCGGTGGCTGTGAGCTGGCTATGATGTGCGACCTGATCGTAGCCTCAGAGACGGCCCGGTTCGCCCAGCCCGAGATCAACCTGGGCATTATCCCCGGCGCGGGTGGAACCCAGCGCCTTACCCGGCAGATCGGCAAGTATTGGGCCATGGAGACCGTACTGGCCGGGCGGATTTTGAGCGCCTGGGAAGCTTACCGTATGGGACTGGTAAACAGGGTGGTTCCCATCGAACTTTACCTCGAGGAAGCCCTCGAGCTAGGCAACCTGATCGCCTCCCGCGCTCCTTTGGCCGCCCAACTCGCTAAAGATGCCGTCAACCGCGCCCAAGATCTCCCGCTCGAACACGGCCTAGCCTACGAGCGCAGCCAGTTCCTGATCGCCTTTGGCAGCGAGGACAAGCAGGAGGGAACCACCGCTTTTATCGAGAAACGCAAGCCGGTGTGGAGAGGAAGGTGA
- a CDS encoding cupin domain-containing protein, which yields MSYKLFLEVRTMRVFPEWFEKFKQVTLWPGMDMPVISGQGGQIGFGYVPQETEVPEHAHQGQWGVVLEGVVEFWIDGQHHTFKKGDYYHIPAGVPHKAKLHAGTAFIDVWEGQRFSEDRMK from the coding sequence ATGAGCTATAAGCTATTCCTCGAGGTGAGAACCATGCGCGTATTCCCGGAGTGGTTCGAGAAGTTCAAACAGGTAACCCTCTGGCCTGGGATGGACATGCCGGTAATCTCGGGACAGGGCGGACAAATCGGCTTCGGATACGTACCCCAGGAAACCGAAGTGCCCGAGCACGCCCACCAAGGGCAGTGGGGGGTGGTGCTCGAGGGCGTGGTGGAGTTTTGGATTGACGGCCAACACCACACCTTCAAAAAGGGTGATTACTACCATATCCCTGCGGGGGTCCCGCACAAGGCCAAACTCCACGCCGGAACGGCCTTCATTGACGTATGGGAAGGCCAGCGGTTCAGCGAAGACCGTATGAAGTAG